A window of Methanobacteriaceae archaeon contains these coding sequences:
- the nudC gene encoding NAD(+) diphosphatase, with protein sequence MIEKSLYENYEIDFSENITPNDDDYLFIFNNERELFLDSNKQLPKSLDGFDVNFHLYIGQYNGKKAFAINVNTKDSFYNLRDVYEIDADLYHIASRAVLVSDWYMTFQFCGRCGAKTQLDEKDMMLKCPKCGQMHYPRIAPAIIVAIRKGDELLMAKHSYHKKIRYALIAGFVEPGETIEEAVHREVLEEVGIKIKNLQYKRSQTWPFPNSLMFGFSAEYESGDIKVDGDEILTAKWIKKEDVEPPETDISIASWLIEEFLKS encoded by the coding sequence ATGATTGAAAAGTCCCTTTATGAAAATTATGAGATTGATTTTAGTGAAAATATCACTCCAAATGATGATGATTACTTATTTATTTTTAATAACGAAAGAGAATTATTCTTAGATTCAAATAAACAATTACCAAAATCCCTAGATGGTTTTGATGTTAATTTCCATTTATATATTGGACAATACAATGGTAAAAAAGCATTTGCAATTAATGTTAACACTAAAGATTCATTTTACAATTTAAGAGATGTTTATGAAATTGATGCTGATTTATATCATATTGCATCCAGAGCGGTTTTAGTTAGTGACTGGTATATGACATTCCAGTTTTGTGGAAGATGTGGTGCTAAAACACAATTAGATGAAAAAGACATGATGTTAAAATGCCCTAAGTGTGGTCAAATGCATTATCCTCGCATCGCTCCTGCAATTATTGTAGCTATTAGAAAAGGTGATGAATTGCTTATGGCAAAACACAGTTATCATAAGAAAATAAGATATGCTCTAATAGCTGGTTTTGTTGAACCTGGAGAAACCATTGAAGAAGCAGTTCACAGAGAAGTTTTAGAAGAAGTAGGAATTAAAATTAAAAATCTCCAATACAAAAGAAGTCAAACATGGCCATTTCCAAACTCACTTATGTTCGGATTTAGCGCAGAATATGAATCCGGTGATATAAAAGTTGATGGTGATGAGATTTTAACTGCAAAATGGATTAAAAAAGAAGATGTGGAACCACCAGAAACCGATATCAGTATCGCATCCTGGTTAATTGAAGAATTTTTAAAATCATAA
- a CDS encoding ferritin, translating to MVSENMEKALNAQLNAEIYSGYLYLSMAAYFEDEDLSGFANWMRVQANEELEHGIKFYDYIIRRGASVTLTAIEGPQTEWESPLAAFEHVLEHEKMVTGLINDLVNIAIEEKDHATNNFLQWFVEEQVEEEENAMELVAKAKLADGDNRLIYELNKELATRVPTQD from the coding sequence ATGGTATCAGAAAATATGGAAAAAGCATTAAATGCTCAATTAAATGCTGAAATTTACTCAGGTTATTTGTACTTATCTATGGCAGCTTATTTTGAAGATGAAGATTTATCCGGATTTGCTAACTGGATGAGAGTTCAAGCAAATGAGGAATTAGAACATGGAATTAAATTCTATGATTACATTATCAGAAGAGGAGCTTCTGTAACCTTAACTGCTATTGAAGGACCACAAACTGAATGGGAAAGCCCTCTTGCTGCATTTGAACATGTTTTAGAACATGAAAAAATGGTAACTGGTCTTATTAATGATTTAGTAAATATCGCTATCGAAGAAAAAGATCACGCAACCAACAACTTCTTACAATGGTTTGTTGAAGAACAAGTTGAAGAAGAAGAAAACGCAATGGAATTAGTTGCAAAAGCTAAATTAGCTGATGGCGACAACAGATTAATTTACGAATTAAACAAAGAATTGGCTACTCGTGTACCAACTCAAGACTAG